In Sander lucioperca isolate FBNREF2018 chromosome 12, SLUC_FBN_1.2, whole genome shotgun sequence, one DNA window encodes the following:
- the LOC116040643 gene encoding kazrin-A-like produces the protein MDHHWVAKAWLSDVGLPQYSQAFHNHLVDGRLLNSLTRRDLERHLNITKKFHQVSLLLGIELLHLLNFDKEALQARRIQCEHQNVDPLVWTSHRVMKWIKDIDLKEFAESLLSSGVHGAVMVLDPTFNTDAMATALGIPSNKHMVRRHLVEEMKNLIGPARTDAKQEFERLDPGTPPTPLRQNSLGRPPSSASRHTDDEGSLRRRAVKPPTGFSPKARNGRDLSCHSSYGSLPREGRDQTPPRAEGSPIHSYTSIEVTNV, from the exons ATGGACCACCACTGGGTGGCCAAGGCCTGGTTAAGTGACGTGGGCTTGCCTCAGTACTCGCAGGCCTTTCACAACCACTTGGTAGACGGGCGCCTGCTGAACTCCCTGACACGTCGTGACCTTGAACGTCACCTAAATATCACCAAGAAGTTCCACCAGGTCAGCTTGCTGCTGGGCATCGAACTGCTACACTTACTCAATTTCGACAAGGAG GCACTGCAGGCTCGCCGGATACAGTGTGAGCACCAGAACGTGGATCCGTTGGTGTGGACCTCTCATCGGGTCATGAAATGGATCAAAGATATTGACCTGAAG GAGTTTGCTGAAAGTCTTCTAAGCAGTGGAGTTCATGGCGCTGTCATGGTTCTTGACCCCACTTTTAACACTGACGCCATGGCAACAGCACTGGGGATTCCTAGCAACAAGCACATGGTTCGCCGACACCTTGTTGAGGAGATGAAAAACCTGATTGGCCCGGCCAG AACGGATGCCAAGCAGGAATTTGAGCGTCTTGACCCGGGAACCCCACCAACCCCCCTTCGCCAGAACTCCCTGGGCCGTCCGCCCAGCTCTGCCAGCCGACACACTGATGACGAAGGCTCGCTGAGGAGGAGGGCTGtcaag cCTCCAACAGGCTTCAGCCCCAAAGCCCGCAATGGGCGAGACTTGAGTTGCCACAGCAGCTATGGCTCCCTGCCTCGGGAGGGTCGAGACCAGACTCCGCCCAGAGCCGAGGGAAGCCCGATCCACAGTTACACCAGCATTGAGGTCACCAACGTGTGA